ATATCGGGACGGCGGTGACATAGCTCACTTGGGATGCCGACCGGTACTTCTGCCGGCAGGCTTGGAATAGCGGGATGAAAACCTAATTCAGCATCCAAAGCATGTGGGGGCAATCCTAAAAGCAAAGCAATCGCATTTTGCATTTTATTTGTCCGTAAGGCCAAATCATGCTGATGCAAAGTGATCGTATGGGCATTTGCCTTGAGTGCATCCACCTCTGATTCCGAAGCCAAACCGCTATTCTGCCGTTCCTCCGCCAGATTAATCATCATTTGCAACGTATCATAATTTTTTTTCAAGACAGCCAGAGCCAACTGATCGCCCCGCAATTTTAGGTAATATTGCGCCATGTCCGCCTGAGCAGCGATCAAGATCGTACGCTGACGCCATTGAATTGCCGATGCTTGCGCTTGTGCCGCCTTATATTGACGTGCCAAACGCCCCCAAAAATCAAACTCATAGGTGGCATCAATACCGTAGCTCCACATATTCAGGAGCGGCACTTTTGTATTTTTTGCGTAGTCTTTATAAAGTGAATTAGGATCTAGACCAAATTGCTGAGAGGTCTGTTGCAATGCCTGTTGGGCACCTGATGGTAAGTCGGAAATAACGCCTGGCCATGTATTTTTACCAACTGCATTAATATATTGTCCCAACTCTTTTGAGCTTGGCTGGGTTGCCTTATAAGATCCCTGAACCCCTAACATTGGGAAACGTTCTGCCCCTGCCAGCATCATTTCAGAACGACTGGCGGAAATATTTGCCGCCATCTGAAGCAGCGGAAGATGCATCGTGGAAATACGGACTTCCAAAGAGGTTAATTCGGGATCATTAAACTCCTCCCACCAATTCGGATTTCCGGGTTTTTCAACAATCTGACTAAAAGGTGCTGGTGATTTTCCGTTATTATTATCTGTATGATATTTCGGAGGCGTATAAGGCACCGGTTGTTTATAATGCGGGCCAATGAGCGTACAGCCCCCGATGATGAACATGCTTGCACCAGCAGAGAGTTTTTGTGTTCTTTTAAGTAGAAATTTGCTGCTGTGCTGTTTTTTCTTATTCTGCACAAAAAACTTCCTTGCTATAAACAACGTGACCGATCCGTTCGGTCAGTTTAATCTTTAATTGCCCCTTTAGAAAATCCCCCATTTTCATGGAATAAATTCCTACATGTCGAATGCCAAACCTCTTTTTTACTCTAATTCTCCGATGGACAACACTTTTCCTAAAAGCGGACGTGAAGCTCGGAAAAATGCTAAAAGAGACCAAATTATCCAAGATGCCGGACTTGTTTTTCTGGAAAAAGGTTATGGTGGCGCTTCGATGTCTGTCATCGCCCGCAAAGCCGGCGTGTCCAAAGGGACGCTTTATAACCATTTCACAGATAAAGAGGAATTGTTTTCGGCCTTTTTCTGCGTAAGCAGTAAGCAGCATTTGCAAAATTTGGACACAGTTTTCCAAGACAAAGAACTCCCACCGCAAGAAGCGCTCGAACATGCGGCAGAAACTTTGATTAATATTTTTGCAACCCCTGTCTCTATTGGGCTGTTTCGCATTATCGTTGCCGAAGCCATCCATTTTCCTTCTTTGGCGGAAACCTTTTGGCGTTACGGCTTTAGCACCGTCTTGGAAAACTTGGCAAACTGGTTTGAATCCTATGCCAGCAAAGGCAGTTTGAAACTCGCCGATAGCAACCTCGCCGCAGAGCAATTTATTGCCATGTGCCAAACAAAAATTCTCTTGCATATTCATTTTGGGCTTTCCGTTGACCAAAGCCCCGAAGCAATTAAAAAAATTGCGCAACTGACAGCCAACAGTTTTTTGAAAATTTATCGGCCTTAATTTCAATCGAAAAAAATTTATCAATGTGCGCCGCCCCTTGCTGGCCCACCACCTTTAATAGAAGACGCCACGAAACAAATTGGCACCATAAGCAATGACAGCAGTGCCAAAGCATGGAACATGCTGTTATAAGAAAGCATTGCGACCTGCACCATAAATTCCCGGTACAGCTTCGCCATTGCAAAAGTCTGTGCATCCGCTATAGGAAGACCCTGATCGTGCGCCGTTTGTGCCACGTTCCGTAAATAATCCTGCACCTCTGGCCGCCA
The sequence above is drawn from the Acetobacteraceae bacterium genome and encodes:
- a CDS encoding TetR/AcrR family transcriptional regulator translates to MSNAKPLFYSNSPMDNTFPKSGREARKNAKRDQIIQDAGLVFLEKGYGGASMSVIARKAGVSKGTLYNHFTDKEELFSAFFCVSSKQHLQNLDTVFQDKELPPQEALEHAAETLINIFATPVSIGLFRIIVAEAIHFPSLAETFWRYGFSTVLENLANWFESYASKGSLKLADSNLAAEQFIAMCQTKILLHIHFGLSVDQSPEAIKKIAQLTANSFLKIYRP
- a CDS encoding TolC family protein — its product is MQNKKKQHSSKFLLKRTQKLSAGASMFIIGGCTLIGPHYKQPVPYTPPKYHTDNNNGKSPAPFSQIVEKPGNPNWWEEFNDPELTSLEVRISTMHLPLLQMAANISASRSEMMLAGAERFPMLGVQGSYKATQPSSKELGQYINAVGKNTWPGVISDLPSGAQQALQQTSQQFGLDPNSLYKDYAKNTKVPLLNMWSYGIDATYEFDFWGRLARQYKAAQAQASAIQWRQRTILIAAQADMAQYYLKLRGDQLALAVLKKNYDTLQMMINLAEERQNSGLASESEVDALKANAHTITLHQHDLALRTNKMQNAIALLLGLPPHALDAELGFHPAIPSLPAEVPVGIPSELCHRRPDIGEAEDMLRASIEETGMAEADFYPKVTIDASFGMSTLSFNSLANWSGSTWSIGPTIQIPIFQGGRLYGQLQLKKAQQRAAAINYRSVVMKAWQEVDNAFKAYRETQFQTSAALASAEEKGKQRDLAVNAYANGLITYLDALKMQADAENNELQAVNTLDALAEGIAKLFNALGGGWEEILPNKGGKKEMLGAMRVQGASLTVAGMTDNSHHKIRLYKGGKRVPPPWFKPPSPEEMDKLERQGSELGTRLGLYPATPPTGEPPKSNPQQEEFSIKKSISESGGDIPDPASCLDGTCGK